Genomic segment of Streptosporangium sp. NBC_01755:
GACGCTGTCGGAGAACGGCGAGCCGCTGATGCCGATCGGCTCCTACGGCTTCAGCAAGCGCTTCGGCTGGACCAACGACCGCTTCGGCGTCTCCTGGCAGCTGAACCTCGCCTGATTCCGCCATCACGGGCCACCGCGACAGCAGCCCGACGCCGAGTGGGATGACGCTGACCGGCATCCACAACAGGGCACCGACCAGGAGGCGGCGCAGGTCGAACCGGGCAAGGCGGGTGGCCGCCGGCGACACGGGCCTCAGCGGCGCCCGAGGGCCGATCCGGCTCCGAGGTCAGCGGGAACGCCGGCGGGGTGGCAGGCGCGGCACCACGAGCCGGGGCCGGGCCGCCGGATTCGGGGTGTGCGGCGGCTGCAGGACCAGGCGTTCCAGGGCGACCTCGATCGCCCGGTCCAGCTGGGTGTCCACGCCCGCGGCGTAGTCCTGCGGGGTGATGTCGACCTCGATGTCGGGGTCGGTGCCGTAGTTCTCCACCCGCCAGCCCACGTCGTCGAAGGCGAAGGAGAACTCCGGCTGGGTGGTGACCGTCCCGTCGGCCAGGTGGTGCCGGGGCCAGATGCCGATCACCCCGCCCCAGGTGCGCTTGCCGATCAGCGGGCCCAGGCCCAGCAGCTTGAAGGTGTGGCTGAAGATGTCGCCGTCGGAGCCCGCCCACTCGTTGGTGATCGCCACCATCGGGCCGCGCGGCGACTCCTCGGGGTAGGGCTCGGGCACGCCCCAGCGGGGGAAGTTGTAGCCCAGGCGGCGCCGGGCCAGCTTCTCAAGCAGCAGCGACGACACGTGACCGCCGCCGTTGAAGCGGACGTCCACCACGAGGGCCTCCCGGTCGTACTCGGTCAGGAAGCCGCGGTGGAACTCGGCGTAGCCCTCCGGGCCCATGTCGGGGATGTGCAGGTAGCCGATCCGGCCGCCGCTGAGCTCGTGGCAACGGGCCCGGTTGGCCTCCACCCAGTCGCGGTAGCGGCCCGGCTGCTCGTCGTCGATGGCCTTGACGGTGACGGTCCGCCTTTCGTCCCCGCGCTGGATGGTGAGCTGCACCTCCTGGTCGGCCTGGTTGACCAGCAGCTCGTCGGGGCTCACCTCCGCGCCGACGGGCTGGCCGTTGACGGCCAGCACCACGTCACCCGGCCGTACGTCCACCCCGAGGCGGTTGAGCGGCGAGGTCGCCTCGGGGTCCCACCGGTCACCACCGACGATCTTCGCGATCCGGTGGACGCCCTCCTCGAAGGCCCAGTCGACGCCCAGCTTGCCCTGCCGGTAGTGCGGCCGGGGCCGGTAGGCGCCGCCGCTCTCGTAGGCGTGCGAGGTGCCCAGCTCACCGAGGAGCTCCCACAACAGGTCGGAGAACTCCCCTCGGGTGGTGACCCGGTCGACCAGCGGCAGGTAGCGCAGGTAGACGCCGTCCCAGTCGAGCCCGGCCATGTCCTCGGTCCAGAAGTTCTCCCGCTGCAGCCGCCAGGCCTCCCTGAACATCTGCCGCCACTCGGCCTCGGGGCGGATGGACACCTTGACCCGGGACAGGTCCACCCATCCGCTCGTCCGGCCCGGGGTCTCGTCGCTCTCGGGCTCCTCGCCCGCCTTGACCACCCGCAGTCGCCTGCCCGCCTGGTAGAGCAGCGTGCTCCGGTCCCGGCCCAGCCGGAACTCCGACACGTCCCCGACCAGGGTCTCCTGCTTCTGCTTGGCGAAGTCGTAGACGTGCAGGGTGCCTTCGGAGGAGTCGGCGTAGTCGTCACCGAGGCTGCCCTCGACGGGGAAGTTCAGGTAGACGGCCTTGCCCTTGATACCGGCGATGCCCTCGTAGCGGCCCTCGGGGACGGGGAAGCCGACGATCCGGTCCTCGATGCCGTCGAGATCGATGAGCACCTCGGGCACCTCCTCGCCCTCGTTCTCGTCGTCGGCATCCCCGTCATCGTCGTCGTCCGTGAGCGGCCGGGGCTTGGGGACGAAGGGGGACGCGACGTCGGCGCGGAGCGCGATCGCGTAGGGGCGGGAGCCCAGCGGGAAGCCCAGATCGAAATGGAGTTCGTCGTAGACGGGATTGAAGACGCGCCTGCCGATGAAGTAGAGGTAGTCGCCGCCCGGGTCGAAGGCGGGACAGGCGTCCCACAGCACCGGCCGGGTGGCGAAGAACGTCTCGCCTGTTTCGACCCGGCACAGTTTCACCGCCGTCGTCTGCGCGGTGTCACGGCAGGCGTACGCGAGCCAGCGGCCGTCGGGGGACCAGGCCAGGTCCTCGATCGCGCCGAACCGGCTGGAGTCGACGGTCCTGCCCCGTGCCGGCCCCTTTTTCCGCCTGGAGGCTCTGGAGGACTTCTCCGGTGTGAGGTCGACCAGGATCAGCTCGTTGCGGTGGTTGGCCACCGCGACCAGATCGGCCGTGGGGGAGACCTCCAGCGCGGTGGCGCGGCCGACCTCGAGGTGGTCGAGCCTGACGGGTTCGGCGGAGCCGTCGGCGGTGAGCACCACCAGCACCTCGCGCTCGGCCTCGTCGCTGGCCGCCGCCACGAGCCGCTCACCGTCGTTGAGCCAGTTCAGCAGCCGGTAGCGCACCCCGTACAGCGCCCCGTGCTGGCGTACCGGACCCTCCCAGGCGGCGAAGGAGAACGCCTTGCCCCGGGTGGTGATGGCCAGGCCGCTGCCGTCGGGGCTGAGCGTGGCGCCGTCCAGGAAGTCCTCGGCCGAGGCGAAGCGGCGGTTGAGCTGGGTGCGCGAGCTACGTAGCCGCACCTCGATGGGGCGTGACTCGCCGTCCTCCACCAGGTAGAGCTCGGCCCCGGCGTGGTAGACCAGCCTGTGGCCGTCGCCCGACAGGTTGCGGGCGTAGTAGTCGGCGTGGTCGGAGTGCCTGCGCAGGTCGCCGCCGTCCGCGTCGCAGGAGTAGACGTTGCCCACGCCCTCGTGGTCGGAGATGAAGTAGACCCGGTCCCCGACCCAGCAGGGTGAGGCGAGATTGCCGGGAAGCGCGGTGAGCCGCCGGAACCGCCCGTCGTCGCCGGTCTCGATCCACAGATCGCCCACGGTGCCGCCCCGGTAGCGCTTCCACCTGGCGGGGTCGGCGGTGTTGCGGCCGAGCACGATCCGCGGGCCGTAGGAGATGGTGTTGGCCGGGCCGTACGGCAGAAGCTCGGGCATTCCATCAGGTTCCACCCGGTGCAACCGGCTGCGGCCGTCGAAAGGCTGGCTCTGGTCGCTGGCGTAGACGATGCCGCCGCCGGGATCCCAGCCGGTGACGCTGGAGCGGGCCCCGTGGTAGGTCACCCGTCGGGCCGCGCCACCGTCGGCGGGCATCACGTAGACCTCCTCGGGCCCCTCCTCGCGGCCGACGAAGGCGAGCCGGTCGCCATCGGGGGAGAAACGCGGGTATCCCGCCTCGGCCACCCCGGCGGTCAGCCGGAAGGCCCGCCCGCCGCCGGCGGTGACCATCCACAGGTCGTCCTCGGCGGCGAAGACCACCATGTTGCCGAAGATCGTCGGAAATCGAAGGTAGGCGGGCATCGTGTCACTCCATGATCGGGCGACCGGGTTTCATGCCGGTCACCCGATCATGATTTCACGCCCTCGCCGGCTAGGAGACTCGTCCACCTGGGTGGGCGGGCCCCGTCTCGGGCAACTTGACCTCGGGCTGTCCGGCCTGTTTCTTCGCCTGTTTGGCGGAGCGTGTCGCTTTTATGGCAGCCTTCTTGCTCTTACCCGAGCTTTTCGCCGCCTTGTTCTTACTGTCCTTGGTGTTCTTGGTGTCCGTCATCGTTTCCCTCGTTGTGCTTGATGGACGACGCCCTTGATTAGGCACTCAGGGGGGTTTAATACCCTTTACGAGCATCAACCATCCACAGTCTGTGTAGATGTGGACGCGTTGCGTGATCAATGGGTGGCGGCGCACGGCGCGGCGGGTCCAGCGGGCGCCGGTCGGCATCTCGAAGCCCCGCACGCCGGTCATCGAGGGCGGTTCCGGCTGCTGCGCCCCCTCGCTGCCCGCCGGAGCGATGGAGGCGAGCAGGCGCTGAGCCTCGTTCTCCGCCATGGGTGTCCGGCGGTCGGGATGCTCCCGCTCATGTGCGGTCCTCACCGTCGGGGGCGCCGCCCTCGAACCTTCTGGGCCGGGTGACGGGAGTGACCCGGGGTGCGGGAATGTCGAGATCGCGGAGAAGGCTGGGAATCGCCCGACACTTGAGCCGCGGCCCTTCCGGCCCCGTGCGAGGGCATGATCGCGTGCTTGGATTGCGCTCACGAAAAGAAGAGGTAAATCGCAGCCCTCGGAACGGATAATGATCTTCACGATTGGGCAGAACGTCGGCACACGGCTTGCGTTCCGGGGAGGTGATGCATGGCCTGGTCACAAGACGAGGAGCGCATGCTGCTGCAGATCGAGCGCCATCTCGTCGACGAGGATCCGCGGCTCGCAGCGCGGCTGGAGTCGTTCAACGAGCGTGTCCAGCGCAAGGAGGGTGGCGGTGGCCGCAAACGCGGCACCAAGAGGGAGCGGGGGCGTTCCTCCAGGCGCCTGCGACGTTCGACGGTCATCATCATGTTCAGCTGGTTGCTGATCGCGACGCTGATCGCCACGCTCCTCATCTTGGTCCTGCGCCATGAGGCGGCCGCGGCGTTCCCGCTGTGATCGTCACCGTCGTCACCGTCGCCACCGGCTGAGACGGCGACCGCCGCCGCCGTCTCAGCTGCCACCGCCGCCGTCTCCACTGCCGTCGGTGCGGCCGTCGAGGTGAAGGTGGGCATGGGCCGCAGGGTCGTGCGTTCATGGCCTGGGCAGGGTCATGCGCTCATGCCCCGAGCCGCGGAGGTCAGCCCAGGGCGCGCAGGAAGTCGGCGGCCACCGGGGCGGCGACCGCCCCGCCGCCCGAGCCCTCCTCGACGATCACTGCGAAGGCCAGGTCGCCGCGGAAGCCGATGAACCAGGCGTGGGTCTGCAGGTTGCCCTGTGCGCCGTACTCGGCGGTCCCCGTCTTGCCCCGGGTGCCCTGGGGCAGGCCCGCGTCCTTGGCGGTGCCCTTGGTGACCACCGCGGACATCATCTTGTGCATGCCGGACATGACGGCCTCGGGGAGCGCCTGAGGCTCCGACTTCTGCTTGATCGAGGGGACCAGGGTCGGCGGGCGCCAGGTGCCGTCGGCCAGCGCGGCGGCGACCGAGGCCATCATCAGCGGGCTGGCGGTGATCCGGCCTTGGCCGAAGGACTCCGCGGCCAGTTCGGCGTCACTCTCGGCCCTGGGGAAGCTGCCCTTGGCAGCCGGGACACCGATGCTGAGCGGCTTGTTGAAGCCGAACAGCTCCGCGGTGCTCAGCAACTTGTCGGCGCCGAGCCGTTCCTTGGCCAGGGGCGCGAAGGTGGTGTTGCAGGAGTGGGCGAAGGAGTCGGACAGCGACACCGAACCGTAGGCGGCGTGGTCGGAGTTGCGGATCGGCAGGCCGCCGACCTTGACGTCCTTGGGGCAGGTGACCCGATCGCCCGGCCTCATCCCCTCGGCCAGCAGGCCCATGGCGGTGACCGCCTTGAAGGTCGAGCCGGGAGGGTAGTTGCCGTCCAGCGCCCGGTTGAAGCCGCCCTGGTTGTTCACCACCGAAAGGATCTCACCCGTCGAGGGCCTGACCGCGACCAGTGCGGTGGTCTTCTTCAGGTCGCGGACCGCCTCGACCGCGGCCCGCTGGACCCGCATGTCCAAGCTGGTCTCCAGGTTCTCGCCGGCCTCGCCCTCGACCTTGCCGAGCGTCTCGACGGTCTTCTTGTCCCCGCCGACGAGTTCGACCTCGGTGTCGGGGGTGCCGGCCAGGCGCTTCTGGAAGGTGCTCTGCAATCCGCTCGCGCCGACCGCGTCACCCACCTTGTAGGGGACCCCCAGTTTCGCGACGCTCTTCGCCGTGGCCTTCTCCAGGTAGCCGACGAGCTGCTGCACCGAGCCGCCCACGTCGGCGCCGTCGATGCGGGCGCCGTCGGCGGAGGTGATCGCGGCACGCTCCGGCCACTTCGTCCTCAGTGCGAAGGCGGTGGTCGCGGTCAGGTCGGGGTGGACGGCAGCGGGCGACCACCTGACCCGCCAGTGCCGGTCGACGACCGCGAGGTCGACGCTGCCGGAGTAATTCCACTCGCCGACGTCTTTCAGCCTCAGCGTCGCGGTGTAGGAGGCCTGGCCGGTGCCGTCCCCGGTCTCGCGTACCTCGTCGAGCCGTACGACGGTGTTCTCCACGGCCAGGGCCTTGCGCATGTTGTCGTACACCGTGGCGAACGCCGGGTCCGGCGCTCCCAGCTCGGCGCGCATGCCCGCCAGGTCGCCGCTCTGCCAGGCGCTGACGAATCGCTGTGCGGTCTCCTGGGGCGTGCCCCTGGTGTGCAGGTACCACCAGGCGCCGCCGCCGGCGGCCCCCGCCACCAGCACGACGGCGGCCGATGTGATCGCGATCGTTCTGCCCCGTGCCACGTGATCCCCCCAGCTCTCGGTGCCACAGGGCCGCAGCCTAGCGTGACCTGCGCGAGATATCCCGATAAATGATCATTTGCCCTGTGTGCGGCTTGGCGCGTAGCTCGTCACGTAGTCCTGCCCGGACAGCTCCCGGATCGCGGCCATGATCTCGTCGGTCACACTACGTCGGTCGCGCGCGCTCGTCTCGGAGCCGGTGAAGGTCATCGGCTTGCCGATGCGGACGTTCACCCGGCCCAGTCTGGGCCTCGCGGCGCCGATCGGCAGCACCTTGTCGGTGCCCGCCATCGCCACCGGGACCACCGGCGCACCGGTGGCCAGGGCCAGCCAGGCGACGCCGACCTTGCCCCGGTAGAGGCGGCCGTCGGGAGAGCGGGTGCCCTCGGGGTAGATGCCGAACAGCTCGCCGTTTCCGAGCACCTTCGCCGCCGCGTCGAGCATGTCCTGGGCCGAGGTGGGGCTCTGCCGGTCGATGCTGATCTGGCCGGTGGTGCGCATCCACATCGCGGTGACGGGGTTGCCGGTGAAGTACTCGGCCTTGGCGACGAAGCGCACCTGACGCTTGAGCACCAGCGGCAGGAAGGTCGAGTCGAGGATCGACAGATGGTTGGAGGCCATGATGGCCGGACCCGTGACGGGAACGTGCTCGTGCCCGGTGACCGTGGTCGGCCAGAGCAGATGCAGGAGCGGAGCGCTGACGGTCTTGGTCAGGCGATAGAGCACGGACTCTCCTCATGAGACGGGTTCACCACACTAGGTGGTGGCCCGACAGCCGACGGTTGTACGCACCCGCACAAGCGGAGTTCCCGGGTTTGTAGCCCTCCTCCAACAGCGTGGCTCTTTTCCGGGGCGAGCCCGACGAAATCCTCCGGCCGGGGCCGACGAAAAAGAAGCGTCCCGCGAGCCTGGGGGGCTCGCGGGACGCGGTGTTTTGGTGCCGATGTGGCGGTCGCCTCCTCGGCGAGAGGCACAACACGGCTCCAGCCGAACGGTATTCCGTGAAGGCGGTAATTTGCGGCCCGGGGGACACAAACCACATCGGCACGATCACTCTAACCGACGTCCGTCATTGGTTATTCCGCTTCGGGGTCACCGGCGTGTCCCCTGTGGCTGCGCGACCCAGGAGAACCGCAGGTCACGGCCTTCCGGAAGTGTCTCGGTGAACTGCCAAGGGATTGCCCCCGGTGGGCGTGGATCACGATCGAGGGGCCAGGGGCAGAGATCCCGCGCGAGCGGGCCACAGAGGAGAGCGTCATGTCAGCGGCGACAGGGAGGGGCTCGTGATCGGCGGGAAAGAGGGCATGCGACCGGTGGGGGAGCGAGCATGAGCGCCGTGAGAACCACGGCGTCGTGGGCCTCAGCCGGGAACGCTCAGGGACGGCACCGCTCGGGGGAGCGGCTCCGCCGCCGTGGCCGGTCCGACGAGGACGGCCGAGGAGGGGGTGCGTTCGCGCACGTCCTCGCTGCGGATCGCCATCACGGCGGGTGGGCTGCCCAGGTCGCCGTACCTGGCGGCGACGGCAGCGGTGATCGCCCGGCACGCGTCGGCGACCGTCTCCCTTGAGGAGCCCGGCGGATGACCGGCCGACAGATGGCCCAGCAGCGCCGCGAACCGCAGCTCCTCGGCCGCCGCGCGGGCGATCCCGTCGTCGGAGGGCGGCAGAGGGCGGTCCAGCCAGAACACCCCGCCACGCAGGAACCCGGGATATGTCACCTCGTCCCGCTGGAGCGTGCGCACCGAATCAACCAGCAACCGCCCGAACTCCGTCAGGTCGGTATCCGGTGGCAGGTCGGTCGTGACCAGCAGCGAAACCCTCAGCGCGTTGACCATGAGCGGTTCTCCCTCCTTGAGGTGGCTCATAGTAGGGGGCGCCACCGACAGTTACGGTGTGGCTGGTGAATCGTGGCGAGATCGGGCTTCGATCAGGGGGCCGCCGGTATCGATCTCGGACGGTGGCCGGTTCCGCGCCGGCGGTCAGAGCGGTCTGGGGGCGGGCAGGGTGATCCTGTCGACGGCCTCGCGGCGGCGTCGTTCGGGGCGGCGGTCGTAGCGGGCCGTGGTCGCGGGGGAGGAGTGGCCGACGAGGGCCTGCGCGGTGGCCAGGTCCACCCCGGCGTCGAGCAGCTCGCCGATGAAGGTGCGCCTGAAGTCGTGCGGGGTGCGTGCCCCGGCCCCGGCCTCGGCCAGGCGTCTGGCCAGGATGTCGGCGACGGCCTGGCCCGTCATGGGCGCGGGCCCGCCGTCCCTGGTCCGCAGTCGGCCGAGCTTGCTGATGGGGCAGAACAGGGCACCTGCGGGGCGGCCCCGTACGGCCAGCCAGCGCTCCATTCTGGCCATGGCCGCGGTGGTGAGGTAGACCATCCGCTCCTTGTCGCGCTTGCCGCGCACCCGCAGCGAGCGGGAGCCGGGGTCGTAGTCGCCCAGCGAGAGCCCGGCGATCTCGGCGCGGCGGCAGCCGGTGGAGTAGAGCGCCGCCAGCAGGGCGGCGTCGCGGACCCCCGCGGGGGAGTCGTCGCGGTCGCAGGCGGCGAGCGCGGCACCCACCACCTCCGGGGGGACGTGCTGGCCCGTTGGCAGGCGGGTGTGCTCGACCGTCGGCAGGTCGGCGGCGCGCTGGTACTCCTCGGCGGTCATCAGGCCGAGCCGCCAGGCCTCGCGCAGTACCCTGCGCAGCGCGACCAGGTGCTTGTTGACGTACGAGGGGGACCAGCCGCGCTCGGTCATCAGGGCGCGGATGCGCACCGTGTGCTCGTAGCGCAGCAGGTGC
This window contains:
- a CDS encoding lysophospholipid acyltransferase family protein, with the protein product MLYRLTKTVSAPLLHLLWPTTVTGHEHVPVTGPAIMASNHLSILDSTFLPLVLKRQVRFVAKAEYFTGNPVTAMWMRTTGQISIDRQSPTSAQDMLDAAAKVLGNGELFGIYPEGTRSPDGRLYRGKVGVAWLALATGAPVVPVAMAGTDKVLPIGAARPRLGRVNVRIGKPMTFTGSETSARDRRSVTDEIMAAIRELSGQDYVTSYAPSRTQGK
- a CDS encoding S41 family peptidase; translation: MPAYLRFPTIFGNMVVFAAEDDLWMVTAGGGRAFRLTAGVAEAGYPRFSPDGDRLAFVGREEGPEEVYVMPADGGAARRVTYHGARSSVTGWDPGGGIVYASDQSQPFDGRSRLHRVEPDGMPELLPYGPANTISYGPRIVLGRNTADPARWKRYRGGTVGDLWIETGDDGRFRRLTALPGNLASPCWVGDRVYFISDHEGVGNVYSCDADGGDLRRHSDHADYYARNLSGDGHRLVYHAGAELYLVEDGESRPIEVRLRSSRTQLNRRFASAEDFLDGATLSPDGSGLAITTRGKAFSFAAWEGPVRQHGALYGVRYRLLNWLNDGERLVAAASDEAEREVLVVLTADGSAEPVRLDHLEVGRATALEVSPTADLVAVANHRNELILVDLTPEKSSRASRRKKGPARGRTVDSSRFGAIEDLAWSPDGRWLAYACRDTAQTTAVKLCRVETGETFFATRPVLWDACPAFDPGGDYLYFIGRRVFNPVYDELHFDLGFPLGSRPYAIALRADVASPFVPKPRPLTDDDDDGDADDENEGEEVPEVLIDLDGIEDRIVGFPVPEGRYEGIAGIKGKAVYLNFPVEGSLGDDYADSSEGTLHVYDFAKQKQETLVGDVSEFRLGRDRSTLLYQAGRRLRVVKAGEEPESDETPGRTSGWVDLSRVKVSIRPEAEWRQMFREAWRLQRENFWTEDMAGLDWDGVYLRYLPLVDRVTTRGEFSDLLWELLGELGTSHAYESGGAYRPRPHYRQGKLGVDWAFEEGVHRIAKIVGGDRWDPEATSPLNRLGVDVRPGDVVLAVNGQPVGAEVSPDELLVNQADQEVQLTIQRGDERRTVTVKAIDDEQPGRYRDWVEANRARCHELSGGRIGYLHIPDMGPEGYAEFHRGFLTEYDREALVVDVRFNGGGHVSSLLLEKLARRRLGYNFPRWGVPEPYPEESPRGPMVAITNEWAGSDGDIFSHTFKLLGLGPLIGKRTWGGVIGIWPRHHLADGTVTTQPEFSFAFDDVGWRVENYGTDPDIEVDITPQDYAAGVDTQLDRAIEVALERLVLQPPHTPNPAARPRLVVPRLPPRRRSR
- a CDS encoding DUF3040 domain-containing protein, encoding MAWSQDEERMLLQIERHLVDEDPRLAARLESFNERVQRKEGGGGRKRGTKRERGRSSRRLRRSTVIIMFSWLLIATLIATLLILVLRHEAAAAFPL
- a CDS encoding tyrosine-type recombinase/integrase, producing MSVPAVPASPGPSIEPARDPYRVYLDSLTSAESRRTMRGCLDRLAALVSGDEVSSGAGRPWHLLRYEHTVRIRALMTERGWSPSYVNKHLVALRRVLREAWRLGLMTAEEYQRAADLPTVEHTRLPTGQHVPPEVVGAALAACDRDDSPAGVRDAALLAALYSTGCRRAEIAGLSLGDYDPGSRSLRVRGKRDKERMVYLTTAAMARMERWLAVRGRPAGALFCPISKLGRLRTRDGGPAPMTGQAVADILARRLAEAGAGARTPHDFRRTFIGELLDAGVDLATAQALVGHSSPATTARYDRRPERRRREAVDRITLPAPRPL
- a CDS encoding penicillin-binding transpeptidase domain-containing protein; this translates as MARGRTIAITSAAVVLVAGAAGGGAWWYLHTRGTPQETAQRFVSAWQSGDLAGMRAELGAPDPAFATVYDNMRKALAVENTVVRLDEVRETGDGTGQASYTATLRLKDVGEWNYSGSVDLAVVDRHWRVRWSPAAVHPDLTATTAFALRTKWPERAAITSADGARIDGADVGGSVQQLVGYLEKATAKSVAKLGVPYKVGDAVGASGLQSTFQKRLAGTPDTEVELVGGDKKTVETLGKVEGEAGENLETSLDMRVQRAAVEAVRDLKKTTALVAVRPSTGEILSVVNNQGGFNRALDGNYPPGSTFKAVTAMGLLAEGMRPGDRVTCPKDVKVGGLPIRNSDHAAYGSVSLSDSFAHSCNTTFAPLAKERLGADKLLSTAELFGFNKPLSIGVPAAKGSFPRAESDAELAAESFGQGRITASPLMMASVAAALADGTWRPPTLVPSIKQKSEPQALPEAVMSGMHKMMSAVVTKGTAKDAGLPQGTRGKTGTAEYGAQGNLQTHAWFIGFRGDLAFAVIVEEGSGGGAVAAPVAADFLRALG